Proteins encoded within one genomic window of Pedobacter africanus:
- the atpC gene encoding ATP synthase F1 subunit epsilon — MTLEILTPDKKVFEGEVTAVTVPGTMGSFQILKDHAPIISTLEDGPVIIKSKTGEDTFIIKGGVVEVLKNKIIVLAEGVA; from the coding sequence ATGACACTAGAAATATTAACACCAGACAAAAAAGTTTTTGAAGGCGAAGTAACTGCAGTTACTGTACCAGGAACAATGGGCTCTTTCCAGATTTTGAAAGACCATGCTCCTATTATTTCTACTTTGGAAGATGGCCCGGTGATTATTAAAAGCAAAACCGGCGAAGATACCTTTATTATTAAAGGTGGTGTCGTTGAGGTCCTGAAAAACAAAATTATTGTTTTGGCCGAAGGGGTTGCTTAA
- a CDS encoding RNA polymerase sigma factor, with product MSAYSKYTDTELSKLFNKGDALAYRAIYDRYWQLLFRFARKLLQDSTSAEDVVQDVFVVFWDKRDQMVAEMPLAGFLYKLTRNKILDLVRHTHVANRYLEQLHQIIQSGEVMPDQLYIEKELYDIVEREIKRLPEKMRQVFEMSRKEFKSSQEIADELGISQQTVKNQISNAIRTLKDKMGDSLNIFLIIF from the coding sequence ATGTCTGCATACAGTAAATATACCGATACAGAGCTGAGCAAGTTGTTTAATAAAGGTGATGCCCTGGCTTACAGGGCGATCTACGACCGTTATTGGCAGCTGCTGTTCCGGTTTGCCAGAAAGCTGCTGCAAGACAGCACCAGCGCGGAAGACGTGGTACAGGATGTATTTGTAGTATTTTGGGATAAAAGGGACCAGATGGTTGCCGAAATGCCCCTGGCAGGATTTTTATACAAGTTAACACGAAACAAGATCCTGGATTTGGTGAGGCATACCCATGTGGCAAACCGTTATCTTGAGCAACTCCACCAGATCATCCAGTCGGGAGAAGTAATGCCCGATCAGCTGTATATAGAAAAAGAACTGTACGACATTGTTGAACGTGAAATTAAGCGCCTTCCCGAAAAAATGAGACAGGTTTTTGAAATGAGCCGCAAAGAGTTTAAGAGTAGCCAGGAAATTGCCGATGAACTGGGCATTTCCCAGCAAACGGTAAAAAACCAGATCAGCAACGCCATTCGTACCCTAAAAGATAAAATGGGCGACTCCCTGAATATTTTTCTAATTATTTTTTAG
- a CDS encoding DinB family protein yields the protein MEYLLNVTRKTRENFITLVESLTVEELNEIPAGFNNNIIWNFGHIIASQQGLCYRLANVKPVIDKRYILPYTKGTKPESFVSADEVDILKGFMRSTIDQLEEDLKQGKFTDYHAFTTDYGVTVKSEAEAVQFFVVHDALHYGMASSIKKVITNK from the coding sequence ATGGAATATCTTTTAAATGTAACCAGAAAAACCAGGGAAAATTTCATAACGCTTGTTGAAAGCCTGACAGTCGAAGAACTGAATGAAATCCCTGCGGGTTTCAACAACAATATCATCTGGAATTTCGGGCACATTATTGCCAGTCAGCAAGGCTTATGCTACAGGCTGGCCAATGTTAAGCCGGTGATAGACAAAAGGTACATATTGCCCTATACCAAGGGCACAAAGCCGGAAAGCTTTGTAAGTGCTGATGAAGTAGACATCCTGAAAGGGTTCATGCGCAGCACAATTGACCAGCTGGAAGAGGACCTGAAGCAAGGCAAGTTTACAGACTACCACGCATTTACAACCGATTATGGTGTAACAGTAAAAAGTGAAGCTGAGGCCGTACAGTTTTTTGTTGTACACGATGCCCTGCATT
- the ilvD gene encoding dihydroxy-acid dehydratase: protein MSQTPEINRYSKTFTQDPTQPAAQAMLYGIGLTKEDMDKAQVGIASMGYDGNTCNMHLNGLAQIVKESVWKNDMVGLTFGTIGVSDGMSNGTDGMRYSLVSRDVIADSIETICGGQYYDALITVPGCDKNMPGSVMAMGRLNRPSIMVYGGSIHSGKYKGNSLNIVSAFEALGQKLAGNLDEEDFQGVIKNACPGAGACGGMYTANTMASAIEALGMSLPYSSSYPATSEEKKNECIAAGKAIRVLLEKNILPSDIMTEKAFHNAIVTVMVLGGSTNAVLHLIAVAKSVGLNLTLDDFQKVSDSTPVLGDLKPSGTYLMEDLHEIGGVPAVLKYLLKVGLVHGDCVTVTGKTLAENVAGAADLDFDKQKIIFPVEQPIKETGHLQMLYGNLATKGAVAKISGKEGEKFTGPARVFDGEQNLIAGIQSGKVKSGDVVVIRQVGPKGAPGMPEMLKPTSVIIGAGLGKSVALITDGRFSGGTHGFVVGHITPEAWDGGNIALVHDDDIITIDAVNNSIDVHLTDEQLATRRAVWKQLPPPVTKGVLYKYIKQVSNASEGCVTDAYTE, encoded by the coding sequence ATGTCACAAACACCAGAAATTAACCGATACAGCAAGACTTTTACCCAAGACCCTACCCAGCCTGCAGCGCAGGCCATGCTTTATGGGATCGGATTAACCAAAGAAGATATGGATAAAGCCCAGGTTGGTATTGCCAGCATGGGATACGATGGAAACACCTGCAATATGCACCTGAACGGGCTTGCACAGATCGTTAAAGAAAGTGTCTGGAAAAATGATATGGTTGGCCTTACTTTTGGCACGATTGGCGTGAGCGACGGCATGTCGAACGGAACCGACGGCATGCGTTATTCACTGGTATCCAGGGATGTAATTGCCGATTCTATAGAAACCATTTGTGGCGGTCAGTATTATGACGCCCTGATTACTGTGCCCGGCTGCGATAAAAACATGCCGGGTTCGGTTATGGCGATGGGCCGCTTAAACCGACCTTCCATTATGGTGTATGGCGGAAGTATCCACTCCGGAAAATATAAAGGCAATTCTTTAAATATAGTTTCTGCCTTTGAAGCCTTAGGTCAGAAACTTGCCGGAAATTTGGATGAAGAAGATTTTCAGGGCGTAATTAAAAATGCCTGTCCGGGTGCCGGTGCCTGCGGAGGTATGTATACCGCCAACACTATGGCTTCTGCCATAGAGGCTTTGGGAATGAGCTTGCCTTACAGCTCCTCCTACCCTGCCACAAGCGAAGAGAAAAAGAATGAGTGTATAGCCGCCGGTAAGGCCATCAGGGTTTTACTGGAGAAAAACATATTGCCTTCAGACATCATGACCGAAAAAGCATTTCACAATGCCATTGTAACGGTAATGGTGCTGGGCGGATCTACAAATGCAGTATTGCACCTGATTGCGGTAGCCAAATCTGTAGGCCTGAACCTGACGCTTGATGATTTCCAGAAAGTAAGCGACAGCACCCCTGTTCTGGGCGACCTGAAACCTAGCGGTACTTACCTGATGGAAGACTTGCATGAAATTGGCGGTGTACCTGCAGTATTGAAATATTTGTTAAAGGTAGGTCTGGTACATGGCGACTGTGTGACCGTTACTGGTAAAACCCTGGCAGAAAACGTTGCAGGTGCAGCCGATCTTGATTTCGATAAACAAAAGATCATTTTTCCGGTTGAACAGCCAATCAAAGAAACGGGCCACCTGCAGATGTTGTACGGTAACCTGGCCACCAAAGGTGCAGTAGCCAAGATCAGCGGAAAAGAAGGCGAGAAATTTACCGGTCCGGCCCGCGTGTTTGACGGTGAACAGAACCTGATTGCTGGTATCCAAAGCGGAAAAGTAAAAAGCGGAGACGTGGTGGTTATCAGGCAGGTTGGCCCTAAGGGTGCCCCTGGTATGCCTGAAATGCTGAAACCCACTTCTGTAATTATTGGTGCCGGTTTGGGCAAATCGGTTGCATTGATTACCGATGGCCGCTTCTCTGGCGGAACACACGGCTTCGTTGTGGGCCACATTACCCCTGAAGCCTGGGATGGCGGAAACATCGCCTTGGTACATGACGATGATATCATCACTATAGATGCGGTAAACAACAGCATTGATGTTCACCTAACCGATGAGCAGCTGGCTACCCGCAGGGCGGTCTGGAAACAGCTTCCACCACCCGTCACCAAAGGCGTGCTCTACAAATACATTAAACAAGTGAGTAACGCCAGTGAAGGTTGTGTTACAGATGCCTATACTGAATAA
- the ilvN gene encoding acetolactate synthase small subunit, translating to MSNSNEIENGKQEFTITAYTENRIGILNRIAIIFSRRKINIESLNTSPSEIEHIHRFNILIHETEEVVRKLCRQIEKQVEVLKVYYNTNEDIIWQELALYKVPTDTIAEKVSVERLLREFGARAVVIRKDYTVFETTGHREETDKLIEVLQPYGLIEFVRSARVAIIKDSDGFNRKLREFERREPGEEVIENEFLDKEKNVFSM from the coding sequence ATGAGCAATTCCAACGAAATAGAAAACGGAAAGCAGGAGTTTACGATCACCGCCTATACCGAGAACAGGATAGGTATACTGAACCGTATCGCCATTATCTTTTCCAGAAGAAAAATAAACATAGAAAGCTTAAACACCTCTCCTTCAGAGATTGAGCACATCCACAGGTTCAACATCCTGATCCATGAAACGGAGGAAGTGGTGCGTAAGCTTTGCCGCCAGATAGAAAAACAGGTAGAAGTACTTAAAGTATATTACAATACCAACGAGGACATCATCTGGCAGGAACTGGCCCTTTACAAAGTACCTACCGATACCATCGCGGAGAAAGTTTCCGTTGAGCGTTTACTCCGCGAATTCGGTGCCCGTGCCGTAGTGATCCGTAAAGATTATACCGTATTTGAAACTACCGGTCATAGGGAGGAAACCGATAAGCTGATAGAAGTTCTGCAGCCCTACGGACTGATTGAATTTGTACGTAGCGCAAGGGTAGCTATCATTAAAGACAGCGACGGTTTTAACCGCAAGCTAAGGGAATTTGAACGCAGGGAACCAGGTGAAGAGGTGATTGAAAACGAATTTCTGGACAAGGAAAAGAACGTATTCAGCATGTAA
- the ilvB gene encoding biosynthetic-type acetolactate synthase large subunit: protein MDTAQEEANTLTAPKKTVNVSGSVALLEGLIAEGTDTVFGYPGGAIMPIYDALYDYNDKLKHILVRHEQGATHAAQGYARTSGKVGVAFATSGPGATNLVTGLADAQIDSTPMVCITGQVFAHLLGTDAFQETDVINITTPVTKWNYQITDASEIPSVLAKAFYIARSGRPGPVLIDITKNAQLQMFDYEGYTPCEHIRSYRPKPVIRKEYIEQAVAMINSAKKPFVLFGQGVLLGGAEQEFRAFVEKSGIPSAWTIMGAGAIPTDHPLNVGMLGMHGNYGPNVQTNACDVLIAIGMRFDDRVTGRLDKYAKQAKVIHLDIDPAEIDKNVKADVPVWGDCKETLPLLTALIEEKQHTEWLAEFRAFDKIEQDTLIQKELNPSEGEMTMGEVIHQLNTLTKGDAVIVTDVGQHQMVACRYAKFNNTRSNITSGGLGTMGFGLPAAIGAKFGTPDKTVVAVIGDGGFQMTLQELGTIMQSDVNVKILILNNRFLGMVRQWQQLFHEKRYSFVNITSPDFVKLADSYYIAGKRISEREQLSSALEEMLNHPGSFLLEVMVAKEHNVFPMVPQGMSVAEIRLK from the coding sequence ATGGATACAGCACAAGAGGAAGCAAACACCTTAACAGCGCCAAAAAAGACAGTAAATGTTTCTGGCTCTGTGGCTTTATTGGAAGGATTAATAGCCGAAGGTACGGACACCGTTTTTGGCTACCCTGGCGGCGCCATTATGCCCATTTATGACGCCCTATACGACTACAACGACAAATTAAAACATATACTGGTACGCCACGAGCAGGGTGCAACCCACGCTGCCCAGGGCTATGCCAGAACATCGGGTAAAGTTGGTGTTGCATTTGCAACCAGCGGTCCGGGGGCTACCAATCTGGTAACCGGCCTGGCAGATGCACAGATAGACAGCACACCTATGGTTTGCATTACCGGACAGGTTTTTGCACACCTGCTGGGTACGGATGCGTTTCAGGAAACCGATGTGATCAACATCACCACCCCCGTTACCAAATGGAACTACCAGATTACCGATGCCTCGGAAATTCCATCTGTACTTGCAAAGGCATTTTACATTGCCCGCAGCGGCAGGCCAGGCCCGGTATTGATAGACATCACCAAAAATGCACAGCTGCAAATGTTCGATTATGAGGGCTACACGCCATGCGAACACATCCGCAGCTACCGCCCAAAACCGGTAATCAGAAAAGAGTATATAGAACAGGCCGTAGCGATGATCAACAGCGCCAAAAAGCCTTTTGTACTTTTTGGACAGGGGGTGTTATTGGGCGGAGCCGAGCAGGAGTTTAGGGCTTTTGTAGAAAAAAGCGGTATCCCTTCTGCATGGACCATTATGGGCGCGGGTGCAATCCCTACCGATCATCCTTTAAATGTTGGGATGCTGGGCATGCACGGAAACTATGGCCCTAATGTACAGACCAATGCCTGCGATGTTTTGATCGCTATAGGAATGCGTTTTGACGACCGTGTAACCGGCAGGCTCGATAAATATGCAAAACAGGCCAAAGTAATTCACCTGGATATAGATCCGGCTGAAATTGACAAGAACGTAAAGGCCGATGTGCCGGTTTGGGGCGATTGTAAAGAAACTTTACCCTTATTGACAGCATTAATTGAAGAAAAACAGCACACGGAATGGCTGGCAGAATTCAGGGCCTTTGATAAAATTGAACAGGATACCCTGATACAGAAAGAACTGAACCCTTCAGAAGGTGAAATGACCATGGGTGAAGTAATCCATCAGTTAAACACACTGACCAAAGGCGATGCTGTGATTGTAACAGATGTAGGCCAACACCAGATGGTGGCCTGCCGCTATGCCAAATTCAACAACACCAGGAGCAACATTACCAGCGGGGGGCTCGGCACCATGGGTTTTGGTTTACCTGCGGCAATAGGTGCTAAATTTGGCACACCAGACAAAACGGTGGTTGCTGTAATAGGCGACGGTGGTTTCCAGATGACCCTGCAGGAACTGGGTACCATTATGCAGAGCGATGTAAATGTAAAGATCCTGATCCTGAACAACAGGTTCCTGGGTATGGTACGCCAGTGGCAACAGCTGTTCCACGAAAAACGCTATTCATTCGTAAACATTACCAGTCCTGATTTTGTAAAACTGGCCGACTCTTATTACATCGCCGGTAAACGGATTTCAGAAAGGGAACAATTGAGTTCTGCGCTGGAAGAAATGCTGAACCACCCAGGCTCCTTCCTTTTGGAAGTAATGGTAGCAAAAGAACACAATGTATTTCCAATGGTACCACAAGGCATGAGTGTAGCCGAAATCAGACTTAAATAA
- a CDS encoding redoxin domain-containing protein: protein MALQIGDQAPDFKLFSSELKEVSLSDYKGRKLVVHFFPMAFTGVCTAQLCTMRDSFGYYEGMNADVVGISVDSPFTLAKFKEDQAYQFPLLSDFNKEISKAYGAFYEDFVFNLKGVSKRAAFVIDEAGKIIHAEVLEDAGNMPDFDAIKKSIEA from the coding sequence ATGGCATTACAAATTGGTGATCAGGCCCCTGATTTTAAGTTATTCAGTTCTGAGTTGAAAGAAGTATCACTTTCGGATTATAAAGGCAGAAAATTGGTAGTACATTTTTTTCCTATGGCATTTACAGGAGTTTGCACAGCACAGTTGTGTACCATGAGAGATAGCTTTGGCTATTATGAAGGAATGAATGCTGATGTGGTAGGCATTTCAGTGGATTCTCCGTTTACACTTGCGAAATTTAAAGAAGACCAGGCTTATCAGTTTCCTCTGCTTTCAGATTTTAATAAAGAAATATCAAAAGCGTATGGCGCATTTTATGAAGATTTCGTCTTTAATTTAAAAGGGGTTTCGAAGAGGGCAGCTTTTGTGATTGATGAAGCAGGAAAAATTATCCATGCAGAAGTATTGGAAGATGCAGGTAACATGCCTGATTTTGATGCAATTAAAAAATCTATAGAAGCATAA
- a CDS encoding branched-chain amino acid transaminase, whose amino-acid sequence MQYFNSNTVLYLNGKFQKANNTTADIYGQSLHYGYAVFEGIRAYNTHNGTRVFKARQHFERLKRSAELVHMPFPWDVNDLIKQTYKLLEINNLKNAYIRPLVYCAPNMSLVAGTKTSIMICAWEWGAYLGHEQLKVCISSYERPNPKSTPMEAKVSGNYVNSILATTEAKSKGFDEALLLDMNQNIAEAPGANIFIEKNGRLYTPPKGHILPGITRATVIELCHILDIEIIEKHLTERDLKHADSAFFCGTATEIAGIASVDEYKFPLRWTDSLGATIQRTYKSLVLEKQNYEVII is encoded by the coding sequence ATGCAATACTTTAACTCAAATACCGTGCTTTACTTAAACGGAAAGTTTCAGAAAGCCAATAACACAACTGCCGATATATACGGACAGTCACTACATTATGGCTATGCTGTATTTGAGGGAATAAGAGCATACAATACGCACAATGGCACCCGGGTTTTTAAAGCCAGGCAGCATTTTGAACGCTTAAAACGTTCGGCGGAGCTGGTTCATATGCCTTTTCCATGGGATGTTAATGACCTGATCAAACAGACCTACAAGCTACTTGAAATCAATAATTTAAAAAACGCGTATATCAGGCCTTTGGTTTATTGTGCCCCTAATATGTCGCTCGTGGCCGGTACCAAAACATCCATCATGATCTGTGCCTGGGAATGGGGCGCTTACCTTGGCCACGAACAGTTGAAGGTTTGCATCAGCAGCTACGAACGGCCCAACCCGAAATCTACTCCTATGGAAGCCAAAGTGAGCGGAAATTATGTAAATTCTATACTGGCCACTACAGAAGCAAAAAGCAAAGGTTTTGATGAGGCCTTGTTACTGGACATGAACCAGAACATAGCCGAAGCACCGGGAGCAAATATCTTTATTGAAAAGAACGGCCGGTTATACACCCCACCTAAAGGCCATATTTTACCAGGAATTACCCGTGCTACTGTAATTGAGTTATGCCATATACTGGATATTGAAATTATAGAAAAACACCTGACAGAAAGGGATTTGAAACATGCTGACAGCGCATTTTTCTGCGGAACAGCAACAGAAATAGCAGGCATTGCCTCGGTAGATGAGTACAAGTTCCCCTTGAGATGGACAGACAGCCTTGGCGCAACAATACAGCGTACCTATAAATCGCTGGTCCTGGAAAAACAGAATTACGAAGTTATTATATAA
- a CDS encoding DUF6266 family protein, whose translation MERKNSCTWAVDVDMDWGIKNDRTMLLVYCPELFKAVYVLSGARRSAGRDDLELPASFAGKDLHCYIAFKASNGKNVSDSVWVGW comes from the coding sequence ATGGAGAGAAAAAACAGCTGCACCTGGGCTGTAGATGTCGACATGGATTGGGGCATTAAAAACGACAGGACCATGCTGCTGGTTTACTGCCCGGAACTTTTTAAAGCCGTATATGTGCTAAGCGGCGCCAGGAGAAGCGCCGGTCGGGATGATTTAGAACTCCCTGCCAGCTTTGCTGGCAAGGATCTGCATTGTTATATTGCCTTCAAGGCAAGTAATGGGAAAAATGTAAGTGATAGTGTTTGGGTAGGATGGTAA
- a CDS encoding FecR family protein, with product MEENFKQAKVLLDKYHEGLTTHDDNVKVEQAFNRFADAAKDDDTAVDAQLIGERIWAKLPASVSGAGISPVPLWPRIAVAAAALVSIVFGIWFFSGLRHSEFISGSADYAKNDIGPGKQGATLTLASGKKIRLTDAVNGQLAEEAGVEISKSADGQLVYEIKGSAEANKINTLSTAKGETYIVTLPDKSKVWLNAASSLTYTAGLTEGGKRKVKLTGEAYFEIAKDKTHPFVVESKGQQVEVLGTHFNVNAYGDEPTVATTLLEGSVNVTEGENRRIIKPGQEAVNNGNSIQVNKANIENIVDWKNGDFNLDGLEFTAAMRKIARWYDVEVIYEISTPSGIETGGWISRNNKLKDVLKLIEKSGFVHFKVDGRKIYVSK from the coding sequence ATGGAAGAAAACTTTAAGCAAGCAAAAGTCTTGTTAGACAAATATCACGAGGGTTTAACCACCCATGATGATAACGTGAAGGTTGAACAGGCATTTAATCGCTTTGCGGATGCTGCCAAAGATGACGATACGGCCGTAGACGCACAATTAATAGGAGAGCGGATCTGGGCTAAACTTCCGGCATCAGTTTCCGGTGCTGGTATTTCACCTGTGCCATTGTGGCCTCGAATTGCAGTAGCTGCTGCTGCGCTGGTATCGATTGTTTTCGGGATTTGGTTTTTCTCTGGGCTTCGCCATTCCGAATTCATTTCAGGATCTGCGGACTATGCAAAAAACGACATTGGTCCGGGTAAACAGGGTGCAACCTTAACCCTTGCCAGCGGTAAAAAGATCAGGTTAACAGATGCAGTTAATGGACAGTTAGCCGAAGAGGCAGGGGTAGAGATCAGTAAATCTGCCGATGGACAGCTGGTCTACGAAATAAAGGGAAGTGCTGAAGCGAATAAAATCAACACTTTAAGTACAGCCAAGGGAGAGACCTATATCGTAACCCTACCCGATAAAAGTAAAGTATGGCTTAACGCTGCTTCGAGTTTAACCTATACTGCAGGCTTAACCGAAGGCGGAAAACGTAAAGTCAAACTTACGGGAGAAGCGTATTTCGAAATCGCTAAAGATAAAACGCATCCTTTTGTAGTTGAAAGCAAAGGACAGCAGGTAGAGGTGCTGGGTACACATTTTAATGTGAATGCCTACGGAGATGAGCCAACGGTTGCAACCACGCTTTTGGAAGGATCGGTAAATGTAACTGAAGGGGAAAATAGACGGATCATAAAGCCTGGCCAGGAGGCGGTAAATAATGGAAATTCCATTCAGGTGAATAAAGCCAATATAGAAAACATTGTTGACTGGAAAAATGGAGATTTTAATTTGGATGGCCTTGAGTTTACAGCGGCTATGCGAAAGATTGCCCGATGGTACGATGTAGAGGTGATTTACGAAATTTCGACACCTTCGGGTATAGAGACCGGGGGCTGGATTTCAAGAAACAACAAGTTAAAAGATGTACTTAAGCTAATTGAAAAATCAGGGTTTGTACATTTCAAAGTAGATGGAAGAAAAATTTACGTTTCAAAATAA
- the atpD gene encoding F0F1 ATP synthase subunit beta — MPNIGKIAQIIGPVVDVSFADDAHLPQIFSALEIEKENGQKIVLEVQQHLGEDRVRAIAMDSTDGLVRGMKALDTGAPIKMPVGDQIKGRLFNVVGEAIDGINAVDKTGGRPIHNAPPKFDDLSTETEVLFTGIKVIDLLEPYAKGGKIGLFGGAGVGKTVLIMELVNNIAKAYAGLSVFAGVGERTREGNDLLREFIESGVINYGDEFLHSMEKGGWDLKTVDTEKLKDSKATLVFGQMNEPPGARARVALSGLTVAEYFRDGDGEGAGKDILFFVDNIFRFTQAGSEVSALLGRMPSAVGYQPTLATEMGLMQERITSTKRGSITSVQAVYVPADDLTDPAPATTFAHLDATTVLSRKIAELGIYPAVDPLDSTSRILSPAILGDDHYNTAQRVKETLQRYKELQDIIAILGMDELSEEDKLVVSRARRVQRFLSQPFHVAEQFTGLKGVLVDIKDTIKGFNMIMDGEVDEYPEAAFNLVGSIEEAIEKGKKLLAEANA; from the coding sequence ATGCCTAACATTGGAAAAATAGCGCAGATTATAGGACCGGTAGTTGACGTGAGTTTTGCCGACGATGCTCATTTACCTCAAATCTTCTCTGCATTAGAGATTGAAAAAGAAAACGGACAGAAGATCGTTTTAGAAGTTCAACAACATCTTGGTGAAGACCGTGTACGTGCAATTGCAATGGACTCGACCGATGGTTTAGTTCGTGGAATGAAAGCACTGGATACCGGCGCTCCTATCAAAATGCCGGTTGGTGATCAGATTAAAGGTCGCTTGTTCAATGTTGTTGGCGAAGCTATCGACGGCATCAACGCAGTTGATAAAACCGGCGGTCGCCCTATTCACAATGCCCCTCCTAAGTTCGACGACCTGTCAACCGAAACAGAAGTATTGTTTACAGGTATCAAAGTAATCGACTTATTAGAGCCTTATGCTAAAGGTGGTAAAATCGGTTTGTTTGGTGGTGCTGGTGTAGGTAAAACGGTATTGATTATGGAGTTGGTAAACAACATTGCGAAAGCATATGCTGGTTTATCTGTATTCGCCGGTGTAGGTGAGCGTACCCGTGAAGGTAACGACCTTTTACGTGAGTTCATTGAGTCTGGTGTAATCAACTATGGTGATGAGTTCCTTCACTCCATGGAAAAAGGCGGTTGGGATTTAAAAACTGTAGATACTGAAAAATTAAAAGACTCTAAAGCAACATTGGTATTCGGTCAGATGAACGAGCCTCCTGGTGCACGTGCCCGTGTAGCACTATCTGGATTAACAGTTGCTGAATATTTCCGTGACGGTGATGGCGAAGGCGCTGGAAAAGACATCCTTTTCTTCGTTGACAACATCTTCCGTTTTACCCAGGCAGGTTCTGAGGTATCGGCACTATTAGGCCGTATGCCTTCTGCGGTAGGTTACCAGCCAACACTGGCAACTGAGATGGGTTTGATGCAAGAGCGTATTACTTCAACAAAACGCGGATCAATTACTTCTGTACAGGCGGTTTATGTACCTGCGGATGACTTGACCGACCCTGCTCCGGCTACAACATTTGCCCACCTTGATGCTACAACCGTATTGTCTCGTAAAATTGCTGAGTTAGGTATCTATCCTGCGGTGGATCCATTGGATTCTACTTCACGTATCCTTTCTCCTGCCATCTTAGGTGATGATCACTACAATACAGCTCAACGCGTAAAAGAAACTTTACAACGTTATAAAGAACTTCAGGATATTATCGCCATCCTTGGTATGGACGAATTATCTGAGGAAGATAAACTGGTTGTATCGCGTGCACGTCGTGTTCAGCGTTTCTTGTCTCAGCCATTCCACGTAGCTGAGCAGTTCACCGGATTAAAAGGTGTATTGGTTGACATCAAAGATACCATCAAAGGATTTAACATGATCATGGATGGTGAGGTTGATGAATATCCTGAAGCAGCATTTAACCTTGTAGGCAGCATCGAAGAGGCTATTGAAAAAGGTAAAAAATTATTAGCTGAAGCCAACGCTTAA
- a CDS encoding SDR family oxidoreductase, whose protein sequence is MKTVLVTGSNGLLGQKITERLLVTNQFNLVATSKGANRYPLKAGYLYAEMDILDPDNVKAVVEKYQPDAIIHTAAMTNVDTCELKQKLAYQLNVGAVKTLVSLCELHNIQLVHLSTDFIFDGAHGPYDELAAPNPLSYYGVTKLEAEEVIKGSACRWAILRTIIVYGIVSDMSRSNIVLWAKGALEKGSPINVVNDQWRMPTLAEDLADCCLLAVEKDARGVYNASGKDMMSIVELVRRVAAFWNLDESLISEIGSAALNQAAKRPVRTGFILDKTIKDLGYHPHSFNEGLAIIDEQLKQH, encoded by the coding sequence ATGAAAACAGTACTGGTAACAGGAAGCAACGGCCTTTTAGGTCAGAAAATTACAGAAAGACTGCTGGTTACAAATCAATTTAACCTGGTTGCAACTTCCAAAGGGGCCAACAGGTACCCTTTGAAAGCGGGCTATCTGTATGCAGAAATGGATATACTTGATCCGGACAATGTAAAAGCAGTTGTGGAAAAATACCAGCCTGATGCCATTATCCATACAGCTGCAATGACCAATGTAGATACTTGTGAATTGAAGCAGAAGCTTGCTTACCAGTTAAATGTAGGTGCTGTTAAAACCCTGGTGTCTTTGTGCGAATTGCACAATATACAATTGGTGCATTTGTCTACCGATTTTATTTTTGACGGTGCACATGGGCCTTATGATGAACTGGCAGCACCAAATCCGTTAAGTTATTACGGGGTTACAAAACTGGAGGCAGAGGAAGTGATCAAAGGTTCTGCCTGTCGCTGGGCGATTCTTCGTACCATTATTGTATACGGTATTGTAAGCGATATGAGTAGAAGCAATATCGTTTTGTGGGCAAAAGGGGCACTTGAAAAAGGAAGTCCTATAAATGTGGTGAACGACCAGTGGCGGATGCCTACCCTGGCGGAAGACCTGGCAGATTGTTGTCTGCTTGCTGTAGAAAAAGATGCACGTGGTGTTTATAATGCATCGGGTAAGGATATGATGAGTATTGTTGAGTTGGTTAGAAGGGTTGCCGCTTTCTGGAACCTGGATGAAAGCCTGATCAGCGAGATTGGCAGCGCCGCTTTAAACCAGGCCGCAAAAAGACCGGTAAGGACCGGCTTCATTCTGGATAAAACTATTAAGGATCTGGGCTATCACCCACATAGTTTTAACGAGGGGCTAGCGATAATAGATGAGCAATTAAAACAACATTAA